The following coding sequences lie in one Streptomyces sp. NBC_00510 genomic window:
- a CDS encoding DsbA family protein has protein sequence MTAPPPPPAVEVVEYTDPLCPWAWGSEPVFRRLRAALGGRVRWRRVHGVLFDVDDDPPPDPAAETAWYARHVEEISAHTRAPRAERLSRVAASSWPASLAAKAAELQGEEVAGRVLRRLRETVFVLGEPADTPALALAAVRGAPGLDPVRLAADAAADHVLARVRADRAETRRPVREVLAAHGPSPHPGAAKETGDGGYRYALPTLLVRAPAGQHVVPGWRPYEEYASAVEELCPGLLRTPDPLPPDEALRRYRSLTDPERALLVTGAWPPPDAVRVDTGNGPLWLHPEEAATHPATARGARAAL, from the coding sequence GTGACGGCCCCGCCTCCCCCACCCGCCGTGGAGGTGGTGGAGTACACCGATCCGCTGTGCCCCTGGGCCTGGGGGTCGGAACCGGTGTTCCGCAGGCTGCGGGCCGCACTGGGCGGCCGGGTGCGCTGGCGCCGCGTGCACGGCGTCCTGTTCGACGTCGACGACGACCCACCGCCCGACCCGGCCGCGGAGACCGCCTGGTACGCGCGGCACGTCGAGGAGATCAGCGCGCACACCCGGGCACCGCGGGCGGAGCGGCTGAGCCGGGTGGCGGCGAGTTCCTGGCCCGCCTCGCTGGCCGCCAAGGCGGCCGAGCTGCAGGGCGAGGAGGTGGCCGGGCGGGTGCTGCGCCGGCTCCGGGAGACCGTGTTCGTGCTCGGGGAGCCGGCCGACACGCCCGCGCTCGCGCTGGCCGCCGTACGGGGCGCGCCGGGACTGGACCCGGTGCGGCTCGCGGCCGACGCGGCGGCCGACCACGTCCTGGCACGGGTACGGGCCGACCGGGCGGAGACACGGCGCCCGGTGCGCGAGGTGCTGGCGGCGCACGGCCCGTCGCCGCACCCCGGAGCGGCGAAGGAGACCGGCGACGGCGGGTACCGGTACGCGCTGCCGACCCTCCTCGTACGCGCACCGGCCGGGCAGCACGTGGTGCCCGGCTGGCGGCCCTACGAGGAGTACGCCTCCGCCGTCGAGGAGTTGTGCCCGGGACTGCTGCGGACCCCGGATCCGCTGCCGCCGGACGAGGCGCTGCGGCGCTACCGGAGCCTCACCGATCCCGAGCGGGCCCTGCTGGTCACCGGGGCCTGGCCGCCACCGGACGCGGTCCGGGTGGACACCGGGAACGGCCCCCTGTGGCTGCACCCCGAGGAGGCCGCGACGCACCCGGCCACCGCTCGCGGTGCCCGCGCCGCGCTCTGA
- a CDS encoding ABC transporter substrate-binding protein, producing the protein MPGRLTPSRPGPASPAARRPGRLRTAALGTALVSVLVPALGACGGGAGASTGSATLKWASSYFPAHWDPVVSGSGAQFRQLALVYASLTRTDENGKAVPDLAKSWEYNDKGDEITFHLRPGLKFSDGEPVDAAAVKAAIERAKKQKNSALFGDLTSIASVDADGLDAVVHLTQVDYQIPQLLGERVLQIASPKAAAAPQKLDQNPVGAGPFVVKQLIPGTKVLLKKNPDYWDAKNIHIDDVELTSAPDPSTVVSGLQTGVYNFADLEPSQAEAAEKAGLDVFVQPGFNASNLSLNVNKAPFDDDRVVDAVRHAVNREEFVDKLTFGYGEATDQPFPPGYVAYDPKSRDPYPYDPATSRKLLAEAGHKAGDIKLDLVIPAEDPQAEIVQAQLAAVGITVRIKVDKNWATPFFAKDLTFSLYGTTGRDSAVQTLTAHFGPNGPLNLSTPYEPAGFDAAVAKVRRTPLDSPDYVGNLQAATRAGLKSKALVFTYSSPNLFAKSKAISDLPKNPAHIDWTGVTIAGGS; encoded by the coding sequence ATGCCCGGACGACTCACGCCCAGCCGCCCCGGACCCGCCTCCCCCGCCGCCCGGCGCCCGGGCCGGCTGCGCACCGCGGCCCTCGGAACCGCCCTCGTCTCCGTCCTCGTCCCCGCCCTCGGCGCGTGCGGCGGCGGCGCCGGCGCGTCGACGGGGAGCGCCACACTGAAGTGGGCCTCCTCCTACTTCCCCGCCCACTGGGACCCGGTGGTCTCCGGCAGCGGCGCCCAGTTCCGCCAACTCGCCCTCGTCTACGCCTCGCTGACGCGAACCGACGAGAACGGCAAGGCCGTCCCCGACCTCGCGAAGAGCTGGGAGTACAACGACAAGGGCGACGAGATCACCTTCCACCTCCGCCCCGGTCTGAAGTTCAGCGACGGCGAGCCCGTCGACGCGGCAGCGGTCAAGGCGGCGATCGAGCGGGCCAAGAAGCAGAAGAACTCGGCGCTCTTCGGCGACCTGACCTCGATCGCGTCGGTGGACGCCGACGGCCTGGACGCGGTCGTCCACCTCACCCAGGTCGACTACCAGATACCCCAGTTGCTCGGTGAGCGCGTCCTGCAGATCGCCAGCCCCAAGGCGGCCGCGGCCCCTCAGAAGCTGGACCAGAACCCCGTCGGCGCCGGTCCGTTCGTGGTGAAGCAGCTGATCCCCGGCACCAAGGTGCTGCTCAAGAAGAACCCGGACTACTGGGACGCGAAGAACATCCACATCGACGACGTGGAGCTCACCTCCGCCCCCGACCCCTCGACGGTCGTCTCCGGCCTCCAGACCGGCGTCTACAACTTCGCCGACCTCGAACCGAGTCAGGCGGAGGCCGCCGAGAAGGCCGGCCTGGACGTCTTCGTGCAACCCGGTTTCAACGCCTCGAACCTCAGCCTCAACGTCAACAAGGCGCCGTTCGACGACGACAGGGTCGTCGACGCCGTCCGCCACGCGGTCAACCGCGAGGAGTTCGTCGACAAGCTGACCTTCGGCTACGGAGAGGCGACCGACCAGCCCTTCCCGCCGGGGTACGTGGCCTACGACCCGAAGTCCCGGGACCCGTACCCGTACGACCCGGCGACGTCCCGCAAGCTGCTCGCCGAGGCCGGCCACAAGGCGGGCGACATCAAGCTCGACCTCGTCATCCCGGCGGAGGACCCGCAGGCCGAGATCGTGCAGGCGCAACTGGCCGCGGTCGGCATCACCGTCCGCATCAAGGTCGACAAGAACTGGGCCACCCCGTTCTTCGCCAAGGACCTGACGTTCTCGCTCTACGGCACCACCGGGCGTGACTCCGCGGTGCAGACCCTCACCGCGCACTTCGGGCCCAACGGCCCGCTGAACCTGAGCACTCCGTACGAGCCGGCCGGCTTCGACGCGGCCGTGGCCAAGGTCCGCCGCACGCCCCTTGACTCCCCCGACTACGTGGGGAACCTCCAGGCGGCGACCCGCGCCGGGCTGAAGAGCAAGGCCCTGGTCTTCACCTACTCCTCGCCCAACCTCTTCGCCAAGAGCAAGGCGATCTCGGACCTGCCGAAGAACCCGGCCCACATCGACTGGACCGGCGTGACCATCGCCGGCGGCAGCTGA
- a CDS encoding ABC transporter permease, protein MTTTAAPVALTPRRGVAAARARHAAGRVLAALARSVAIIVPVFLVATFVTFALRALSGLSPARIQLGEDATPEAIARVEAQWGLDRPFLVQYGDWLDGILHGRLGTSWANGADISTLIGLGLGVSLSVATLALLIGVVVGFALGTVAALRSTTWIDRAITGFVTVVSVMPAFVVGIVLVVVFAVGLHWFPSGGYVPAEQGVGPWLAHITLPAIALSFDVVADVARQLRAGLVAAQRENYVTGAVVRGLSPRRIFFGHVLRNGLGPALATLGLKFPALVGASVVTEWIFGLQGFGRFANDAAQAGDVPAVQGVLVVSIVLVVSFNLIVNLVLARVTPASQRGV, encoded by the coding sequence ATGACGACGACCGCCGCGCCGGTCGCCCTCACCCCCCGTCGCGGCGTCGCCGCGGCCAGGGCCCGGCACGCCGCGGGCCGGGTCCTGGCCGCCCTCGCCCGGTCCGTCGCGATCATCGTGCCCGTGTTCCTGGTCGCGACCTTCGTGACCTTCGCGCTGCGGGCGCTGAGCGGGCTCAGCCCCGCACGGATCCAGCTGGGCGAGGACGCGACACCGGAGGCCATCGCCCGGGTCGAGGCCCAGTGGGGGCTCGACCGGCCGTTCCTGGTCCAGTACGGGGACTGGCTCGACGGCATCCTGCACGGGCGGCTCGGCACCAGCTGGGCCAACGGCGCCGACATCTCCACCCTCATCGGGCTCGGCCTGGGCGTCAGCCTCTCGGTCGCGACGCTGGCCCTGCTCATCGGGGTGGTCGTGGGCTTCGCGCTGGGCACGGTGGCGGCGCTGCGCAGCACCACCTGGATCGACCGTGCGATCACCGGATTCGTCACGGTCGTCTCGGTGATGCCGGCCTTCGTGGTGGGCATCGTGCTGGTCGTCGTCTTCGCCGTCGGTCTCCACTGGTTCCCCTCCGGCGGCTACGTCCCGGCGGAGCAGGGCGTCGGGCCGTGGCTGGCCCACATCACCCTCCCGGCGATCGCGCTGAGCTTCGACGTGGTCGCCGACGTCGCCCGCCAGCTGCGCGCGGGCCTCGTGGCGGCCCAGCGCGAGAACTACGTGACGGGCGCGGTGGTGCGCGGCCTGAGCCCGCGGCGGATCTTCTTCGGCCACGTCCTGCGCAACGGCCTCGGTCCGGCGCTCGCCACCCTCGGACTGAAGTTCCCGGCCCTGGTGGGTGCCTCCGTCGTCACCGAATGGATCTTCGGTCTGCAGGGCTTCGGCAGGTTCGCCAACGACGCGGCCCAGGCCGGGGACGTACCCGCCGTCCAGGGCGTCCTCGTGGTGTCGATCGTCCTCGTCGTCTCCTTCAACCTGATCGTCAACCTGGTGCTGGCGCGCGTGACGCCGGCGTCCCAGCGGGGGGTCTGA
- a CDS encoding ABC transporter permease yields MVRRVLSLTSGRIAAVVLTVIALLALLGPWLAPHDPLATGDNTLAAASASHWLGTDYLGRDVLSRLLDGSRVSVLGSLEVALTALVVGAVPGILSVYWGRVFEWTTLRLADTLVALPFLLFAVAVVALLGNGLTQAMLVTGVLVSPLFYRVARAATLAVARSPYVEAALVSGASTGWIVRRHVWGKILPPVAVALAQTIGVGFVIVSSLTFLGIGVQPPAPTWGGLLASDLGYLSHQPWAPVAPALLIMATVWASNLLADAIRDVSGEAGRALLDRRRARANRLDKTDPAPSGGAR; encoded by the coding sequence ATGGTGCGCCGCGTCCTCTCCCTCACCTCCGGCCGGATCGCCGCGGTCGTCCTGACCGTGATCGCGCTGCTGGCGCTGCTCGGTCCCTGGCTCGCACCGCACGATCCCCTGGCCACCGGCGACAACACCCTGGCCGCCGCCTCGGCCTCGCACTGGCTGGGCACGGACTACCTCGGCCGTGACGTCCTCAGCCGGCTCCTGGACGGCTCGCGCGTCAGCGTGCTCGGTTCGCTCGAAGTCGCCCTGACGGCCCTGGTCGTCGGCGCGGTGCCCGGCATCCTGTCCGTCTACTGGGGCCGGGTCTTCGAGTGGACGACCCTGCGCCTGGCCGACACGCTGGTCGCGCTGCCCTTCCTGCTGTTCGCCGTCGCCGTGGTCGCGCTCCTCGGCAATGGCCTCACCCAGGCCATGCTGGTCACCGGCGTGCTGGTGTCACCGCTGTTCTACCGGGTGGCCCGCGCCGCCACCCTGGCCGTGGCGCGCTCGCCGTACGTGGAGGCGGCGCTCGTCTCCGGTGCCTCGACGGGCTGGATCGTACGCCGCCACGTGTGGGGCAAGATCCTCCCGCCGGTCGCGGTCGCGCTCGCCCAGACCATCGGCGTCGGTTTCGTGATCGTCTCCAGCCTGACCTTCCTCGGGATCGGCGTGCAGCCACCGGCTCCCACCTGGGGCGGCCTGCTCGCCTCCGACCTGGGCTACCTCAGCCACCAGCCGTGGGCCCCGGTGGCCCCCGCCCTGCTGATCATGGCCACCGTCTGGGCGAGCAACCTGCTCGCCGACGCGATCCGCGACGTCTCCGGCGAGGCGGGACGCGCACTGCTCGACCGCCGCAGGGCCCGCGCCAACCGCCTCGACAAGACCGACCCCGCCCCCTCCGGAGGTGCGCGATGA
- a CDS encoding ABC transporter ATP-binding protein → MTTVSEGLLPRPAPGAAPDTPAPPVLSLRDVRIGDRAGDHEIVHGVSFDLAPGKAVGIVGESGSGKTLTCRAALGILPAHFEVTGGSIEIDGTDIATLTRAQWTVLRGATISAVFQDPASYLNPSIRVGAQIAEVVRAKKGQRRREARRQAVELLRTVQLRDPELVYGSYPHELSGGMLQRVLIAAAIAAGPRILIADEATTALDVTVQAGILDMLAELREQAGLALVVVSHDLAVVAQLCDEVVVLREGEVVEQGPTRAVLHDPRHEYTRLLIAEHEQYGLEKFLTVKEDA, encoded by the coding sequence ATGACGACCGTGTCCGAAGGACTGCTCCCCCGGCCTGCCCCGGGCGCCGCGCCGGACACCCCGGCACCGCCGGTGCTGTCCCTCCGCGACGTGCGCATCGGCGACCGCGCGGGCGACCACGAGATCGTCCACGGGGTGAGCTTCGACCTCGCACCCGGAAAGGCGGTCGGCATCGTCGGGGAGTCCGGCAGCGGCAAGACCCTCACCTGCCGCGCGGCACTCGGCATCCTGCCCGCGCACTTCGAGGTCACCGGTGGGTCGATCGAGATCGACGGCACCGACATCGCCACCCTGACACGGGCTCAGTGGACGGTCCTGCGGGGCGCCACGATCAGCGCGGTCTTCCAGGACCCGGCCTCCTACCTCAACCCCTCGATCCGGGTCGGCGCGCAGATCGCCGAGGTCGTGCGCGCCAAGAAGGGGCAGCGGCGCCGCGAGGCCCGCCGGCAGGCCGTCGAGCTGCTGCGGACGGTGCAACTGCGCGATCCGGAGCTGGTCTACGGCAGTTACCCCCACGAGTTGTCCGGGGGCATGCTCCAGCGCGTCCTGATCGCGGCGGCGATCGCCGCCGGCCCGCGGATCCTCATCGCCGACGAGGCCACCACCGCCCTCGACGTCACCGTCCAGGCCGGGATCCTCGACATGCTCGCCGAACTGCGCGAACAGGCGGGGCTGGCCCTCGTCGTCGTCTCCCACGACCTCGCGGTCGTCGCCCAGCTCTGCGACGAGGTCGTCGTCCTGCGGGAGGGCGAGGTGGTCGAGCAGGGCCCGACCCGCGCGGTGCTGCACGACCCGCGGCACGAGTACACCCGTCTGCTGATCGCCGAACACGAGCAGTACGGCCTGGAGAAGTTCCTCACCGTGAAGGAGGACGCATGA
- a CDS encoding ATP-binding cassette domain-containing protein, translated as MTGAPPRTTPAGGADPAGPVLEITGLDVHYGLRRRRRQALRGVSLTVAPGEAVGLIGETGSGKSTLARAVLGLVRASAGSVVVGGEDVTRHGPRQWRALRRRGVVQYVFQDPLRSLDPDLTVEESLTEPLLLQGVPREEAADRARAFLPRVRLHEELLARLPGELSGGQRQRVAVARALVTGPRLVILDEPVSALDAANRVQVLEILKELRASGVALVFISHDLGSVAGVCDRVAVLHQGELVEVGTTHDVVNHPRHPYTRLLVGSAPTLRSAPADRAEREALRALLRT; from the coding sequence ATGACCGGCGCGCCGCCGCGGACGACGCCGGCCGGCGGTGCGGACCCCGCCGGCCCCGTGCTGGAGATCACCGGCCTCGACGTGCACTACGGCCTGCGCCGCCGGCGCCGCCAGGCACTGCGCGGGGTGTCCCTGACCGTCGCGCCCGGCGAGGCCGTCGGCCTCATCGGCGAGACGGGATCCGGGAAGTCCACCCTGGCCCGGGCCGTGCTCGGCCTGGTGCGCGCCTCGGCCGGGTCGGTCGTCGTCGGCGGGGAGGACGTCACCCGGCACGGCCCGCGCCAGTGGCGCGCCCTGCGCCGCCGAGGCGTCGTCCAGTACGTCTTCCAGGACCCCCTGCGCAGCCTCGACCCGGACCTCACCGTCGAGGAGTCCCTCACCGAACCGCTGCTCCTGCAGGGCGTCCCACGCGAGGAGGCGGCCGACCGGGCGCGGGCGTTCCTCCCCCGCGTCCGCCTGCACGAGGAGCTCCTGGCCCGGCTGCCCGGGGAGCTCTCCGGCGGGCAGCGCCAACGGGTCGCGGTGGCCCGGGCGCTGGTCACCGGACCGCGCCTGGTCATCCTCGACGAACCGGTGAGCGCCCTCGACGCGGCCAACCGCGTGCAGGTCCTGGAGATCCTCAAGGAGCTCCGCGCCTCCGGAGTGGCCCTGGTCTTCATCTCCCACGACCTCGGCTCCGTGGCCGGGGTCTGCGACCGCGTCGCCGTGCTCCACCAGGGCGAACTGGTCGAGGTCGGCACCACCCACGACGTCGTCAACCACCCCCGCCATCCCTACACGCGCCTGCTCGTCGGCTCGGCGCCCACCCTGCGTTCCGCCCCGGCGGACCGGGCCGAACGCGAAGCGCTGCGCGCCCTGCTGCGCACCTGA
- a CDS encoding NtaA/DmoA family FMN-dependent monooxygenase (This protein belongs to a clade of FMN-dependent monooxygenases, within a broader family of flavin-dependent oxidoreductases, the luciferase-like monooxygenase (LMM) family, some of whose members use coenzyme F420 rather than FMN.) has protein sequence MSRRIHLALHPYGVGGPGQHGLWKDARVAKNASTDINYYIAQAKAAEHALFDALFIVDSQFINATYPAHYLNRLEPLTLLSAVATHTRHVGLVGTASSTYNSPFNLARRFASLDHISGGRAGWNVVTSFDTGTSRNFGFDEHLDYTSRYGRALEFVKVARGLWDSYEDDAFPADVERGVFLDPAKLHALDHEGEHFRVAGPLNLSRSPQGQPVIFQAGVSEEGRDLAAQVAEGIYAPGGTLGQAQEYYADIKQRTASYGRDPDHIKIFIHGGPVVAATDEAARRREREIFEEDNDFDRNLALLGRSFGAYDFSVHDLDAPFPDVEHLAEKGGRTGAARIIERARAENLTLRQVAQSVNEFRTSPFVGSPRTVADTIEQWFDAGTFDGINLAFRTTDELELFVDGVVPLLQKRGLFRTEYEADTLRGNLGLPVPANRHTRERLLVAD, from the coding sequence ATGTCCCGCAGGATCCACCTCGCGCTCCACCCCTACGGCGTCGGCGGCCCCGGCCAGCACGGCCTGTGGAAGGACGCCCGAGTCGCCAAGAACGCCAGCACCGACATCAACTACTACATCGCGCAGGCCAAAGCGGCCGAACACGCCCTCTTCGACGCCCTGTTCATCGTCGACAGCCAGTTCATCAACGCCACCTACCCCGCCCACTACCTCAACCGGTTGGAGCCGCTGACCCTGCTGTCGGCGGTCGCCACGCACACCCGTCACGTCGGGCTGGTCGGCACGGCCAGTTCGACGTACAACTCGCCGTTCAACCTCGCCCGCCGCTTCGCCTCGCTCGACCACATCAGCGGCGGCCGCGCCGGCTGGAACGTCGTGACCAGCTTCGACACGGGCACCTCCAGGAACTTCGGGTTCGACGAGCACCTGGACTACACCTCCCGTTACGGCCGTGCCCTGGAGTTCGTCAAGGTCGCCCGCGGCCTGTGGGACTCCTACGAGGACGACGCCTTCCCGGCCGACGTGGAACGGGGCGTCTTCCTCGACCCGGCCAAGCTGCACGCGCTCGACCACGAGGGCGAGCACTTCAGGGTCGCCGGCCCCCTCAACCTGTCCCGGTCCCCGCAGGGCCAGCCCGTGATCTTCCAGGCCGGCGTCTCCGAGGAGGGCCGCGACCTGGCCGCCCAGGTGGCCGAGGGCATCTACGCGCCCGGGGGCACACTCGGGCAGGCGCAGGAGTACTACGCCGACATCAAGCAGCGCACCGCCTCCTACGGCCGCGACCCCGACCACATCAAGATCTTCATCCACGGCGGACCGGTGGTCGCCGCCACCGACGAGGCCGCCCGGCGCCGCGAGCGGGAGATCTTCGAGGAGGACAACGACTTCGACCGCAACCTCGCGCTGCTCGGGCGTTCCTTCGGCGCCTACGACTTCAGCGTGCACGACCTGGACGCGCCCTTCCCCGACGTCGAGCACCTCGCCGAGAAGGGCGGACGCACGGGCGCGGCCAGGATCATCGAGCGGGCCAGGGCGGAGAACCTGACCCTGCGCCAGGTCGCCCAGTCGGTCAACGAGTTCCGCACCTCCCCCTTCGTCGGATCGCCGCGGACCGTCGCCGACACCATCGAGCAGTGGTTCGACGCCGGCACCTTCGACGGCATCAACCTCGCCTTCCGCACCACCGACGAGCTCGAACTCTTCGTGGACGGCGTCGTGCCCCTCCTCCAGAAGCGCGGCCTGTTCCGCACCGAGTACGAGGCCGACACCCTGCGCGGCAACCTCGGCCTGCCGGTCCCCGCCAACCGCCACACCCGCGAGCGCCTGCTCGTGGCCGACTGA
- a CDS encoding LLM class flavin-dependent oxidoreductase, whose protein sequence is MTTEHPRLRLGFLTHVQGRDDDPVRTYRNALELFVAADELGFDAGWVAQHHVSLGGGGLSSPWTFLAHAAARTTRIRLGTAVTILPLEDPIRLAEDVATVDTLSGGRVEIGVGSGYNGLEYAAFGRDVARKRELTSEHLDVLRSALAREEVGAPGFRIQPAAGDFGDRIWQGAFSTQGAAYAAAAGSNLLLNRAAYGFDSPTDAVQRPWADAYLDAWDRPRRPRIGLSRFVFPAKDRRTALGQIGEDVHRAALRMAEGGAFPKGLDLDEALRRFHSFFGHPEEIVASLRRERVLPVATDLITQFNPAVPDHDAALRALELIATEVAPALGWRRAAEPEPRPEPAGV, encoded by the coding sequence ATGACCACCGAGCACCCGCGCCTGCGACTCGGCTTCCTCACCCACGTGCAGGGCCGCGACGACGACCCGGTCCGCACCTACCGCAACGCCCTGGAACTCTTCGTCGCCGCCGACGAACTCGGCTTCGACGCCGGATGGGTGGCCCAGCACCACGTCTCCCTCGGCGGCGGGGGGCTGTCCTCGCCCTGGACGTTCCTCGCCCACGCCGCGGCACGCACCACCCGGATCCGGCTCGGCACCGCCGTCACCATCCTCCCGCTGGAGGACCCGATCCGGCTCGCCGAGGACGTCGCCACCGTCGACACCCTCAGCGGCGGCCGCGTCGAGATCGGCGTGGGCAGCGGCTACAACGGCCTGGAGTACGCCGCCTTCGGCCGGGACGTCGCCCGCAAGCGCGAACTGACCAGCGAACACCTCGACGTACTGCGCAGCGCGCTGGCACGTGAGGAGGTCGGCGCGCCCGGCTTCCGCATCCAGCCGGCCGCCGGCGACTTCGGCGACCGCATCTGGCAGGGCGCCTTCAGCACGCAGGGCGCCGCGTACGCGGCGGCCGCCGGGTCGAACCTCCTGCTCAACCGGGCGGCGTACGGCTTCGACTCCCCGACCGACGCGGTGCAGCGACCCTGGGCGGACGCGTACCTCGACGCCTGGGACCGGCCGCGCCGACCGCGGATCGGGCTGTCGCGGTTCGTGTTCCCGGCCAAGGACCGGCGGACGGCGCTGGGGCAGATCGGCGAGGACGTCCACCGGGCGGCGCTCCGTATGGCGGAGGGCGGCGCCTTCCCGAAGGGCCTGGACCTGGACGAGGCGCTGCGCCGCTTCCACTCCTTCTTCGGGCATCCCGAGGAGATCGTCGCGTCGCTGCGGCGGGAGCGGGTCCTGCCGGTCGCGACCGACCTGATCACCCAGTTCAACCCCGCCGTCCCCGACCACGACGCTGCGTTGCGCGCCCTGGAGCTCATCGCGACCGAAGTGGCGCCGGCGCTGGGCTGGCGGCGCGCGGCCGAACCCGAGCCCCGGCCCGAGCCGGCAGGAGTCTGA
- a CDS encoding lysophospholipase, translating into MTEQTERIDHADHTDHHGPQGLLVRGTVVVVPGRGETRATYARFARRLAADAYRVRVVDPPEPDADDPAGSLTRFGERLADAVEGTAAEGAPAAPVVLVGADSGAVAVAALLGRPGRAGVRPDGVVLAGLPGRAAPAEDGGWDGELDVRTSCPTHRDTLTRDPRVRRGSLGEAVPDALLTAAYEAELAPPALFLAGDADPLADHDALARAAKSQLRARLSVVRGAHHDVLNDVQHRSVAAEVVTFLETLRNGLVPVVAVESSTW; encoded by the coding sequence ATGACCGAGCAGACCGAGCGCATCGACCACGCCGACCACACCGACCACCACGGGCCCCAGGGCCTGCTCGTCCGCGGCACGGTCGTCGTGGTGCCGGGCCGCGGCGAGACACGGGCGACCTACGCCCGCTTCGCCCGGCGGCTGGCCGCCGACGCCTACCGCGTACGGGTCGTCGACCCCCCGGAGCCGGACGCGGACGACCCGGCCGGTTCCCTGACCCGGTTCGGCGAGCGCCTCGCGGACGCCGTCGAGGGCACCGCCGCCGAGGGCGCGCCGGCCGCCCCCGTCGTCCTGGTGGGCGCCGACTCCGGCGCCGTCGCCGTCGCAGCGCTCCTGGGCCGCCCCGGCCGGGCCGGCGTCCGGCCGGACGGCGTCGTCCTCGCGGGGCTTCCCGGCCGGGCGGCCCCCGCCGAGGACGGCGGCTGGGACGGGGAGCTCGACGTCCGCACGTCCTGCCCCACCCACCGCGACACGCTCACCCGGGACCCGCGCGTACGCCGGGGCTCGCTGGGCGAGGCGGTGCCCGACGCCCTGCTCACCGCCGCGTACGAGGCCGAACTCGCCCCTCCCGCGCTCTTCCTCGCCGGTGACGCCGACCCGCTCGCCGATCACGACGCGCTCGCGCGCGCCGCCAAGTCCCAGCTCCGCGCCCGGCTTTCGGTCGTCCGCGGCGCCCACCACGACGTGCTCAACGACGTACAGCACCGCTCGGTGGCAGCCGAGGTCGTCACCTTCCTGGAGACGCTGCGCAACGGGCTGGTGCCCGTCGTGGCCGTGGAATCCAGCACCTGGTGA
- the ssuE gene encoding NADPH-dependent FMN reductase: MAVILSVSGSPSATSRTARLLRHLDDRLRLQGHEVVPLDVRTLPADALLGADVHHPAITGAAALFQRADGVVIGTPVYKAAYSGLLKSLLDLLPQFALADKTVLPLATGGTTAHVLAIDYALRPVLSSMGAAHVVPGWFTLDKDLTVADDGTLTVAPATAEALTQVTDRFSAALGGRTTVLAPTG, encoded by the coding sequence ATGGCCGTCATCCTGTCCGTCTCCGGAAGCCCCTCCGCCACCTCCCGCACCGCACGGCTGCTGCGCCACCTGGACGACCGGCTGCGGCTCCAGGGCCACGAGGTGGTCCCCCTGGACGTGCGTACGCTGCCCGCCGACGCCCTGCTCGGCGCCGACGTCCACCACCCGGCCATCACCGGGGCCGCGGCCCTGTTCCAGCGGGCGGACGGGGTGGTGATCGGCACGCCCGTCTACAAGGCCGCCTACTCGGGCCTGCTGAAGTCGCTGCTCGACCTGCTCCCGCAGTTCGCCCTCGCCGACAAGACCGTGCTGCCGCTGGCCACCGGTGGCACCACGGCCCACGTCCTGGCCATCGACTACGCGCTGCGCCCGGTGCTGAGTTCCATGGGCGCCGCCCACGTCGTCCCGGGGTGGTTCACGCTCGACAAGGACCTCACCGTGGCCGACGACGGCACGCTGACCGTCGCGCCCGCCACGGCCGAGGCCCTGACGCAGGTCACCGACCGCTTCTCCGCCGCGTTGGGAGGCCGTACGACCGTGCTCGCGCCCACGGGGTGA